One genomic window of Fervidobacterium thailandense includes the following:
- a CDS encoding CotH kinase family protein — protein sequence MFRALKVLPVIFTAMYLVTSIFLFGQIIVSHESGFYKNPITVSIKSTLNGTIYYTLDGSAPQPGAARTLEYSKPLIIDRHESSTLVFIPTSPIWQAPSQNFPKAWILRIIEVKDGKIVDSTFRTYFIGIEHTLPVISIITDERNLFDEERGIYVPGKLFDPSNPYWTGNYHQRGSEWEREAVMEYFEGGILKYRTNIGIRIHGEFTRSLPIKSLRLYARNESKEFTYPFFGRTGYKKLLLRNAGNDWEYAYMRDMVASEIFKGLGFDTQDGYPVVHYINGEYWGIVYLMEYYDVRYLQVKYGVSEKNVVIVNYDMTLHDGKEGDEKLYSELIEYVKNTNFSERAELEKLKSMIDLDNFINFHVAEIIAANLDWPGNNERMWRTLKAEKVPLGDGRWRWMMYDMDLAFWEPEHDTFKVATSGNPTLPWTMNEYATVLLRKLLENEDVRALFFERLVEIFEKIFASGLATEVVEKYEKLLEPEMSLHSIRWGLPTYEQWKEEVSWLKEFFSLRRNYLNEVISSYQLQR from the coding sequence ATGTTTAGGGCATTGAAGGTGCTACCCGTCATTTTTACGGCGATGTATTTGGTTACAAGCATTTTCCTTTTCGGACAGATAATTGTCTCCCACGAGTCTGGATTTTACAAAAATCCAATCACTGTCTCTATCAAATCCACTTTAAATGGCACGATTTACTACACTCTCGACGGTTCCGCTCCTCAACCTGGAGCAGCCCGAACGTTGGAGTACTCAAAACCGCTCATTATCGACCGTCATGAAAGTTCAACCTTGGTGTTTATTCCCACTTCTCCTATCTGGCAAGCACCCTCCCAGAATTTTCCAAAGGCTTGGATCTTGAGGATCATAGAGGTTAAAGATGGCAAAATAGTGGACAGCACCTTCAGAACGTATTTCATCGGTATTGAACATACCTTACCTGTGATCTCAATAATAACCGACGAAAGAAACTTGTTTGACGAGGAACGCGGTATATACGTCCCAGGGAAGCTTTTTGATCCATCTAACCCGTACTGGACGGGGAATTACCACCAGAGGGGAAGTGAATGGGAACGTGAAGCGGTGATGGAGTATTTCGAGGGTGGAATATTAAAGTACAGAACGAACATAGGTATCCGAATTCATGGTGAATTCACCAGGAGTTTGCCAATAAAATCCCTCAGATTGTACGCACGAAACGAGTCAAAAGAATTTACGTATCCATTTTTCGGAAGAACTGGTTACAAAAAACTGCTTCTCAGGAACGCTGGTAACGATTGGGAATATGCCTATATGAGAGATATGGTAGCAAGTGAAATTTTCAAAGGTTTAGGCTTTGATACGCAAGATGGTTATCCAGTTGTTCACTACATCAACGGCGAGTATTGGGGAATCGTTTATTTGATGGAATACTATGACGTACGCTACTTACAGGTTAAGTATGGGGTTAGCGAAAAAAACGTTGTCATAGTCAATTACGATATGACGTTACACGACGGCAAGGAAGGTGACGAAAAACTTTATTCAGAATTGATAGAGTACGTAAAGAATACAAACTTCTCGGAACGTGCAGAGCTCGAGAAACTAAAGAGTATGATCGATCTGGATAACTTTATCAACTTTCATGTTGCAGAGATTATTGCAGCAAACCTCGATTGGCCCGGTAACAACGAACGTATGTGGCGTACGTTGAAAGCTGAAAAGGTACCACTTGGCGACGGACGTTGGCGTTGGATGATGTACGACATGGACCTTGCGTTCTGGGAACCGGAGCATGATACGTTTAAAGTTGCAACGTCCGGTAATCCGACGCTTCCATGGACAATGAACGAGTACGCTACTGTTTTGCTCAGAAAGTTACTCGAAAACGAAGACGTCCGGGCTTTATTCTTTGAAAGATTGGTCGAGATCTTTGAAAAAATCTTTGCCAGCGGTCTTGCGACAGAAGTTGTTGAGAAGTATGAAAAGCTCTTGGAACCGGAGATGTCTCTCCATTCCATCAGATGGGGATTACCAACATACGAGCAGTGGAAAGAAGAAGTCTCTTGGTTAAAAGAATTCTTTTCACTTAGACGTAACTACCTAAACGAGGTAATTTCAAGCTACCAGCTGCAAAGATAA
- a CDS encoding FKBP-type peptidyl-prolyl cis-trans isomerase, translating into MGIKFGDKVTLHYTGMFEDGQVFDSSVGRQPLEFVVGAGQIIQGFEEEILGMEIGERKRFTVPYEKAYGPVREELKFKINKSMLPAGVSVGDLLEVHQPDGNMFIVRVDEIEDETATLDANHPLAGKNLIFEVEILNIVS; encoded by the coding sequence ATGGGAATTAAGTTCGGGGACAAGGTTACACTTCACTACACCGGTATGTTTGAAGATGGCCAGGTTTTCGACTCTTCGGTGGGTAGACAACCTCTCGAATTCGTTGTTGGGGCTGGGCAGATAATTCAAGGTTTTGAAGAAGAAATCTTGGGAATGGAAATTGGAGAACGGAAGAGATTTACCGTTCCTTACGAAAAAGCGTACGGCCCCGTGAGGGAGGAATTGAAGTTCAAGATTAATAAGTCGATGCTCCCCGCAGGTGTGTCCGTGGGTGATTTATTGGAAGTTCATCAACCTGATGGTAACATGTTCATCGTTCGTGTTGACGAAATAGAAGACGAAACCGCAACGTTGGACGCGAATCATCCACTTGCAGGAAAGAATTTGATTTTCGAGGTTGAGATTCTGAACATCGTCTCGTGA